The following DNA comes from Trichocoleus sp. FACHB-46.
ACAAGTCTGTCTATCGTCAACGGAATCAGGTGGAGCGCTGTTTCAATCGCTTGAAGCAAAACCGTCGCATTGCAACGCGCTATGAGAAAAAAGCTGAAAACTACCTTGCCATGATGACTCTAGCCTCTATCATGATGTGCCTGTAGTTTTAAAACACGCCCTAGTACCCAGGAGTAGATAGTACCTGAAGCAGAGTTGCGAATGACTGCACCGAAGCCCCAAAGAATAACTAGTACGATGGGGATATTTAACAATACAAATAGCTGAATACCACCAGGCAGTGCAAATAGATTCCATTCATGCCAATATGCTGCTTCAATTTGATGACAGAGCAGCACGGTTGCATTAGCCAAATAGATGTTTTTATAAAGCATTACTACTGTTTCCAGTACAGGCCAAAAGCTTGGATAGTGAAGTTTAACGGTTC
Coding sequences within:
- a CDS encoding transposase translates to KSVYRQRNQVERCFNRLKQNRRIATRYEKKAENYLAMMTLASIMMCL
- a CDS encoding DUF6713 family protein; translated protein: MLYKNIYLANATVLLCHQIEAAYWHEWNLFALPGGIQLFVLLNIPIVLVILWGFGAVIRNSASGTIYSWVLGRVLKLQAHHDRG